One Malus sylvestris chromosome 14, drMalSylv7.2, whole genome shotgun sequence DNA segment encodes these proteins:
- the LOC126598542 gene encoding LOW QUALITY PROTEIN: non-specific phospholipase C6-like (The sequence of the model RefSeq protein was modified relative to this genomic sequence to represent the inferred CDS: inserted 1 base in 1 codon), with protein MTGFVEQALSMSQNLSETVMKGFRPESVPVYAALVREFAVFDRWFSSIPGPTQPNRLFVYSATSHGSTSHVKKQLASGYPQKTIFDSVHDNGLDFGVYFQTTPTTMFNRNMRKLKYTLKFHQYDLKFKKDARKGKLPSLTVIEPRYFDLKGMPANDDHPSHDVANGQRLVKDVYETLRASPQWNETLLVITYDEHGGXFDHVQTPYVNVPNPDGNSGPAPYFFKFDRLGVRVPTIMVSPWIKKGTVMSGPQGPTPNSEFEHSSIPATIKKIFNLNSNFLTHRDAWAGTFEQVVGQLSSPRTDCPVTLPDVVPLRKTEAKEDGNLSEFQGEVVQLAAVLNGDHYLSSYPDEMSKKMSVREAHEYVKGAVSRFIRASKEAIKLGADESAIVDMRSSLTTRSSNIKN; from the exons ATGACCGGGTTCGTCGAACAAGCATTGTCAATGTCCCAAAACCTCTCCGAAACCGTCATGAAAGGCTTCAGACCGGAATCCGTCCCGGTCTACGCGGCCCTGGTCCGCGAATTCGCGGTGTTCGATCGATGGTTCTCTTCAATTCCAGGTCCGACCCAACCGAACCGGTTGTTTGTCTACTCCGCAACTTCCCACGGATCAACCAGCCACGTCAAGAAACAATTAGCTTCCGGGTACCCACAAAAAACAATCTTCGATTCGGTCCATGACAACGGGTTGGATTTCGGGGTGTACTTCCAGACCACCCCGACAACGATGTTCAACCGAAACATGCGAAAACTGAAGTACACTTTAAAGTTCCACCAGTACGATTTGAAGTTTAAGAAAGATGCTCGGAAGGGGAAGCTCCCGAGCTTGACGGTAATCGAACCGCGTTACTTCGACCTCAAGGGGATGCCGGCGAACGACGACCACCCGTCGCATGATGTCGCCAATGGTCAGAGGTTGGTTAAGGATGTTTATGAGACATTGAGGGCGAGTCCTCAGTGGAATGAGACGCTGTTGGTGATTACGTACGACGAGCATGGCG TTTTTGATCACGTCCAGACTCCGTATGTTAATGTTCCGAACCCGGATGGGAATAGCGGTCCGGCtccttatttttttaagtttgatCGGCTCGGAGTTCGGGTGCCGACGATTATGGTGTCGCCGTGGATTAAGAAGGGGACTG TGATGAGCGGTCCTCAAGGACCTACACCGAACTCTGAGTTCGAGCACTCCTCGATCCCGGCCACCATAAAGAAAATCTTCAACCTCAACTCTAACTTCTTGACTCACAGAGACGCATGGGCGGGGACGTTCGAGCAAGTTGTTGGGCAATTATCTTCTCCCAGGACTGACTGCCCAG TGACCTTGCCGGACGTAGTGCCTTTGAGGAAAACTGAGGCCAAGGAAGACGGTAATTTATCGGAGTTTCAGGGCGAGGTAGTGCAGTTAGCGGCTGTACTCAACGGCGACCACTACTTGAGCAGCTACCCGGACGAAATGAGCAAGAAGATGAGTGTGAGGGAAGCTCATGAGTATGTGAAAGGTGCAGTTTCAAGGTTCATTAGAGCAAGCAAAGAGGCTATAAAATTGGGAGCAGATGAGTCAGCAATTGTAGATATGAGATCTTCCCTCACAACTAGGTcatcaaatattaaaaattaa